The Natrinema salifodinae genome includes a window with the following:
- the guaB gene encoding IMP dehydrogenase, which translates to MANDVPEHEPYSSKLQVPEALTFDDVLLRPKESRVEPDDADLTSRVSRNVEVSVPILSAAMDTVTESGMAIAMARHGGLGVLHRNMNIDEMVDEIERVKSADELIIPHDEVVTADPEMTVREVDELMAREGVGGAPVVNTRGEVLGIISSTDIRPHLEVNEDDAVTEAMTDEVITAPEDINARDAFDLMYEHKIERVPVVDDENLLVGLVTMQGILQRREYQEAVRDENDRLRLGVAVSPFEEDRALAADEAGADVLFIDTAHAHNLNVIDGAREIKESVDADVVVGNVGTREAAEDLVDFADGIKVGIGPGSICTTRVVSGAGMPQITAVSQVADVASEHDVPVIADGGIRYSGDAIKAVAAGADAVMLGSYFAGTDEAPGRVVTMNGKKYKQYRGMGSVGAMKSGDSDRYLKEEPDEDDEYVPEGVEAATPYKGTLKSELHQLAGGMQSGMGYVGAATIPEFKQRSEFVRVSAAGQAESHAHDVVITDEAPNYSPDGE; encoded by the coding sequence ATGGCGAACGACGTTCCCGAGCACGAGCCCTATTCTTCGAAACTCCAGGTACCGGAAGCGCTGACGTTCGACGACGTGCTCCTCCGCCCGAAGGAGAGCCGCGTCGAACCCGACGACGCCGACCTCACCTCGCGCGTTTCGCGGAACGTCGAGGTCTCCGTTCCCATCCTCTCGGCCGCGATGGACACCGTCACGGAGAGCGGCATGGCCATCGCGATGGCCCGACACGGCGGGCTCGGCGTCCTCCACCGGAACATGAACATCGACGAGATGGTCGACGAGATCGAGCGCGTCAAGAGCGCCGACGAGCTCATCATCCCCCACGACGAGGTCGTCACCGCCGATCCCGAGATGACCGTCCGCGAGGTCGACGAGCTGATGGCCCGCGAAGGCGTCGGCGGCGCGCCCGTCGTCAACACCCGCGGCGAAGTGCTGGGGATCATCTCGAGTACGGACATCCGTCCGCACCTCGAGGTCAACGAGGACGACGCGGTCACGGAAGCGATGACCGACGAGGTCATCACCGCGCCCGAGGACATCAACGCCCGCGACGCGTTCGACCTGATGTACGAACACAAGATCGAGCGCGTCCCGGTCGTCGACGACGAGAACCTGCTGGTCGGGCTCGTCACGATGCAGGGCATCCTCCAGCGCCGGGAGTACCAGGAGGCCGTCCGCGACGAGAACGATCGGCTCCGCCTGGGCGTCGCCGTCAGTCCCTTCGAGGAGGACCGCGCGCTCGCGGCCGACGAGGCCGGCGCCGACGTCCTCTTTATCGACACCGCGCACGCGCACAACCTGAACGTCATCGACGGCGCCCGCGAGATCAAGGAGTCCGTCGACGCCGACGTCGTCGTCGGTAACGTCGGCACCCGCGAGGCGGCCGAGGATCTGGTCGACTTCGCCGACGGTATCAAGGTCGGGATCGGCCCGGGCTCGATCTGTACCACCCGCGTCGTCTCCGGCGCCGGCATGCCCCAGATCACGGCCGTCTCGCAGGTCGCGGACGTCGCCAGCGAACACGACGTCCCCGTCATCGCAGACGGCGGCATCCGGTACTCCGGCGACGCGATCAAGGCGGTCGCCGCCGGCGCGGACGCGGTCATGCTCGGCTCCTACTTCGCCGGCACCGACGAGGCGCCTGGTCGCGTCGTCACCATGAACGGCAAGAAGTACAAGCAGTACCGCGGGATGGGATCGGTCGGTGCGATGAAATCCGGCGACAGCGACCGCTATCTCAAGGAAGAGCCCGACGAAGACGACGAGTACGTCCCGGAAGGTGTCGAAGCGGCGACGCCGTATAAGGGTACCCTCAAGTCCGAACTCCACCAGCTCGCGGGCGGGATGCAGTCCGGCATGGGGTACGTCGGCGCGGCGACGATCCCCGAGTTCAAGCAGCGTAGCGAGTTCGTCCGCGTCTCCGCGGCCGGCCAGGCGGAGAGCCACGCCCACGACGTCGTGATCACCGACGAGGCGCCGAACTACTCGCCCGACGGCGAGTAA